From the genome of Perca fluviatilis chromosome 8, GENO_Pfluv_1.0, whole genome shotgun sequence:
ttttggaactcTCCGAACGTCGCTTCTCCGagtccattttttttaactcctgCTTATAAATGCTCGACAAGCTCAAGCCCGTCATCCAGCTCGACTCGGTAATGGCGATCAGCAAGACGGTGGGCTGGCTCCGGGAGCAGCTGGAGACGCGCAGGGACGGCCTGCTTGTGATGGACTGCCGGGCCCAGGAGCTCTACGAGTCTTCGCACGTCGAGGCGGCCATCAACGTGGCCATACCGTCCCTGATGCTCCGCAGGCTCAAGAAGGGCAACCTGCCCGTGCGGTCGCTGCTCTCCGACGGGGAGGACCGGGAGAAGTTCGTGCGCCGGTGCAAGACGGACACCATCGTGCTGTACGACGAGTACAGCCGGGAGTGGAACGAGAACGTGGACGGGGGCTCGGTGTTGGGCTTACTGCTGAGGAGGATGAAGGACGAAGGCTACAAGGCCTATTATCTGGAGGGTGAGTGCGGTTCATTCACGGTTTAGATTCCCGCGGCTGCTGGTGTTCATTCATAGGCGCAGATTAGTAATTGCGCAAAGACGGAAGCAGGCGCTTAATGtgaaatcttatttttttttattattaataatcatttgAGTTTCACTTGTTTAACGTTACAGTTTACACATGATAGGTCTAATTCAGAAATTCCTGAATGTGTCATTTATTTAGGCCTACTTGTTCCTTAAGAAAAAGCAGACATTCTCGGGAAAGGGAAAACAACGTGCAGCTAAATGACTCTAAAATTCCAGTTTATGGTGAATATTTTGCAGTGCAGGCTAATAATTGCACctctgttacattttttttctccaggtgGCTTCAGTAAATTCCAGGCCGAGTATCCAGCTCTGTGCGAAACCAACCTGGACGGCTCCTCCAACACCGGCTCCCCCACCGCCCAGGTGCTGGGCCTCGGCGGGCTGCGGATCAGCTCCGACTCGTCGGACATCGAGTCCGACATCGACCCGTGCAGCGCCACGGACTCGGACGGCAGCCCGCTGTCCAACCCGCAGCCCTGCTTCCCGGTGGAGATCCTGCCGCACCTGTACCTGGGCTGCGCCAAGGACTCCACCAACCTGGACGTGCTGGAGGAGTACGGCATCAAGTACATCCTCAACGTGACTCCCAATCTGCCCAACCTGTTCGAGAACGCGGGGGAGTTTAAGTACAAGCAGATCCCCATCTCGGACCACTGGAGCCAGAATCTCTCCCAGTTCTTCCCCGAGGCCATCAGCTTCATTGGTAAGTAATTCTGCAGAGCTAAAAAACACACCGCAGCTGCTCTTGCTGCAAATAACCTCAGGCCTCTGGATTGTGTACATGCTCATTCACTTTCAGGGCTGcaaataatgattattttcattattatttcaaATGCAAAGTATCGTTTTTGAGTCATTttatctataaaatgtcagaaaatggtggaGAATTGTCCTTTTTGGTCTGACCTAAAGTCAAATATATGAGTTTACAATGACATTACAGcaaattgtaacatttttagaagCGGGATCCAACCTGTCAAGTGATTATtcgactaatcatttcagcgcTATTCACCTAATTCCTCACTTGATGGTCCTGTGTGATAGATTTGAATGTATGCAGACAAAGTTAAGGTGCAAAAGCAAGATAGTCATGGACACAATCTTATTAATAGGATAGATGTCTTATCGCTGCCAGGAAGTTCTTAGGTTGTTATTGTGCAATTGAGATTAGATGAGCTGTCCCTGGCTGTGATCTTATCAGTCAATCAGGCGGGACACACTGAGCAGGCAGATTAAGGCCATTGTGTTGAGGCAGAGGAATACAAGTCTGCCTCTAATGGTGCACAGGCTAAAATGCTCTGTGTACAAATGATTTGACTTCAATGGAAGACATCCTGGCCCTACCTCTTGTGTAATTGCAGCACAAAGGGCGACGTTGAAACAGCACAATGGGGAGAGTGAACAAGGGGAGGGCGGTAATTTGAGCGCAACAGGAAGGAAGTGGCATTGAAAGTAATCTAGGACATGgcattgccccccccccttcctccctccttcctccctccacaTTACAAAAGGAGCCATTTACAGGCCCTGTTGACATCCTGTTCGCCTTGACAGGGTGCCCTCATGACTCCTACATTTACACGCCCAAATGGCACCATTGTCGGAGGAGCCCTGGCGAGCGGAAGAATGATTTAATAGACCGTAATAGTCAATTTCCCAACCGGCTACTCTAGGCCAAAACCGAAAGAATGTCGGTTCTGTTTATGTGCGCTACTGTCGCAGCCCCTGTTTGTTGACTGACACGACTGGGAGATAATAACAGGATAATAACTTCCGCTGCTCCGGCTCCCTGGACTCGCTCCAAAGTCCAACACAGCTTGACTTAAATGTCACAGATGTTTAGCACAAGTTTGTTCTGTCTGTGTAGAAAGGGGCTGCACTTTTCGTCACTTGTAGAAGGACGAGTGAGTCTAAAATGTGCAAATAATGCCCCCTAAAGAgtacttctttttcttttttaaaggcaAAGCAAACAAAACGAAGATGCCACCATggacttttctgacattttattgacggaatatttgattgatttgtcataaagtgttttttgacataaatccgtttgtttgtttttttttaaatcggttGTGTACTTGTGGAAGAGGTCTATAACATTTCCACCCTTTCCTCTTTCTACCAGATGAAGCTCGAGGCCAGAAGTGCGGCGTCCTGGTCCACTGCCTGGCCGGCATCAGCCGCTCGGTGACCGTTACGGTGGCCTACCTGATGCAGAAGCTCAACCTGTCCATGAACGACGCCTACGACATCGTCAAGATGAAAAAGTCCAACATCTCGCCCAACTTCAACTTCATGGGCCAGCTCCTGGACTTTGAGCGCACCCTGGGCCTGAAGCGCCCGTGCGACAACCGCATAGCGCCGCCGACCCAGCAGCTCTACttcaccaccccgaccaaccacAACGTCTTCCAGCTGGACGCCCTGCAGTCCACGTGAGGTCTGCCGTCACAACTCTCCTGGCTGGAGGTTTCGTGGGCCTCCTGTTGAAAAAGCTGCAaaagtttctcttttttccccGCAGTCTGCCATGGGACTGTGCTCTTGATCTTATTGATACAGCAGGTTTGAGGCCACTGTTGCCGAGCGTCGTTACCGGAGGGCCAAAGCTGTCTTTCCGAGACGCAGCTGCTGCTGACTAAACGAggagagacagtaaaagagacagagacaggaagagagtcATTTAAAGAGCGCAGACACTTTCTTTCAATCTTGTATCACTGTCGGACTCCTGAGGTCTTATAACTCCTTCTGTCATTGTGTCTGAGGAAACTCAAAGTGATATGTCGGACAGCTGTACGCTATGCTTCAAAGCTCCTGGGCTGGTGTGCCAAAGAGACATGATTGTTCAAACCGGACAGATCTAAAAAtgaactcctttttttttttaaatgtttgttttggggTCTAGCACTGGTTCCCCCCAGACgtcttcttcttcgtcttctGTGAAGACTTGCCTGTGTGGGGTTGAAGCACCCCATCTTTAGATGGCACCCTATATACTGGACTCGATTTTGCATTTGTGAAATCTTTTACAAACATTTATACATTGTGTATATATCTTAATATAAAAGACAATACAGTACAAGCCTTGCTTTAGTATATACCCTTTGAAAGTGGGTACTGAAGATTCTCTTTGTTTCATATTCTACTTTTATGTAAGCAAACAAACTGCATATTGATCAGTATATTTAAGTTGATTATGCCAAAAATCAAGTAGGCTTTCCAAGAATTGTGCAAAAATGTGTACGTGTAATATATTTGATAATCGCTTTACGTGTGAATTCAGCCGACGGGCCTTGTTTTTGCACCCACCCTCTCACAAATCAAAGTCCCCTTGGTTGTTTGCCTTACTTTTGCGCTCAGAAGGTTGTTAATGCGCATTAGCCTTCAGAGAGATTTGCCAGTTTTCTCAACTCTTACAGTATCccagagattttctttttaagtttTCACACAAAATGTCAACTAAACATTGAGCAGTTTTCATTGCAGTTTTGAATTTGGCACCACATTAAAGATAGCATACACACGTTTGAGTCCGAAACAGGAACATGTGTTGTCTGGATCTCTGAAGGTTAATGTGAGTAATCCTGATCTGTGCACAAACGGTAGAAGTCTCTGACACATGGAAAAAGTTAGGAGGCTTTGCTAAAACCTCGCCTCTTCAGGGAAAACTCTGTGAAaatgcagtttttatttgtcaagatGAGAGAAAAAGAATCCAGAGCTTTGGAGGGTCATGTTGCCCCTCTACAGAGAAGGCCATTTTCCAGAGGAACGCCATCTTGGTGCCCTCTGCCAACCCCCTCCACTTTCCTCTCTTACGAATGTAAAGAAATGATAAGTTATTAATAAATTGCTATTTTGTCTACACTTTACACTTTCTGTGCCTGTTTTTCCATTGATACTTGTTGGTGTTTTGTCTGTTCCCACGGCGACACGTTTATGTAAGTGTCTCCTCGCGAGCAACGCAGTTGAGTGTTAACCAGCAGGCCGAGTCacgacgacaacaacaacagtcgCCGTGAATCACAAGGCTGTTCACGAAGCCCTCGCTATTCATTAACTACAGCACTCGACACATCTCGTCTCAAATTTCCACTTTAGCGTTAGCAATTGTCCTGTGACATAATGCTTGTATAAATGACAAATAGCAACTCTGTCCCTTTGGGTTCGCACAAACAGGCCCTCGGGCGCTCCCTCTGTATTCAGCCATCAAAGGGAGCTGAAAGTACCTAGATCGAATGTTATTTGATAGCAAGTGCAGTGGCATGTACCTGCAGAGACCTGGAGGCCCAGGAAAAGATTATCCTCTCACGCAAGCAGCTACTCGCTTCTCAGCTCAGCAGAGGCCCGCGTGCTCTGCAccaacattcccacacacactgattaacaccagcagcagagtgtgtgtgtgtgtgtgtgtgtgtgtgttttgatcaTATGGAGTGTGGGGTAAGGGACAAGCGTAGCATGGATCTCTCTTTACATCAAAGTTAATAGACAGCTGGGCGCCGAACTGATTATAATAGGGGATTTTGTATGACTGACTCCTGTGTAGCTCTTTTTGTCTGCTAAGCCCTTCAtgcatcaatcaatcaatcaatttttatttgtcacatgaaatttTACAAGCTTAAAGGGCAGTCTGTGTTAAATTTCTCCACACTAGCCTTGGTAGCCCCTCTGAtgtagagatggagatggaCCATAGGCGTAATTTTACAATTACGGTTAATTTTAATAATTACAACCCTGCACCTTGGACCTTTATTGTTGCGTTTTCAATAACGTTCTTTTTCTGGACGCTGAGATGGTCTGGCTTGTCGACTTCTTCACATCTTCACGACCTGTCTTCACATCTCCACCTCTTCCTCGGTGTTTactctgatgtttacattttaaatctttGAGCGGCCAGGCTAGCAGAGTCAGCAGCAGACTGGTGAGCTGATTCCTCTATCCTGATGAGCGACTTAGGATGCTCGTCGTGGAGTAAAGTCCTCAAACTGAAGTTAAGAGTGAGTGTGAGTCAACACAAACAGCAGCCTGGCACACTAATGTTCCACTATTATTCCCGCTAagactttacaataaggtacacacaAATGTTAAATGAATGAGTAATGAATGGTTagctaatgattagttactgattGACTGATTGTAGCATGTGAACGGAAATAATAGTGGAATACTCAcgttcattagccatgtaaacagcttagtcggaatatcgtctttttcagaataagggcaaaaatctgaatattacgtgcatgtaaacgtagtcagtgattAGCCGCTATGAGTAGCTTTAATTGTAAGTACAGTGAACATGTAGGCAAAACAACAACTTATTTTAAGGGTAGACAATACAAACTAAAAGTGGAcagtacagttttttttagctcaTCAGTatctat
Proteins encoded in this window:
- the dusp6 gene encoding dual specificity protein phosphatase 6, with the translated sequence MLDKLKPVIQLDSVMAISKTVGWLREQLETRRDGLLVMDCRAQELYESSHVEAAINVAIPSLMLRRLKKGNLPVRSLLSDGEDREKFVRRCKTDTIVLYDEYSREWNENVDGGSVLGLLLRRMKDEGYKAYYLEGGFSKFQAEYPALCETNLDGSSNTGSPTAQVLGLGGLRISSDSSDIESDIDPCSATDSDGSPLSNPQPCFPVEILPHLYLGCAKDSTNLDVLEEYGIKYILNVTPNLPNLFENAGEFKYKQIPISDHWSQNLSQFFPEAISFIDEARGQKCGVLVHCLAGISRSVTVTVAYLMQKLNLSMNDAYDIVKMKKSNISPNFNFMGQLLDFERTLGLKRPCDNRIAPPTQQLYFTTPTNHNVFQLDALQST